In Theileria parva strain Muguga chromosome 4 map unlocalized ctg_529, whole genome shotgun sequence, one DNA window encodes the following:
- the MBD9 gene encoding PHD-finger family protein → MSNLQAMSSPDRSFGGPKDAENFVRNVNVTDLTQEPKTPKNVTLDSKLQQCNDNFEDFNILDPQLIDSIDQYLYNTNNSIDSANFNTLNTPTLTPNNINNNSVNSNNKVNGINSVNNISSLNNNCDDFEDDIIRKGSKTIFIDENDVEINKTLDSRGKNTLKTPEIDLKITLTPKDKVNKIITPKEKTNGLTVTPDRKKNKITLTPDEKAENIEFKLSHTRKISKEIDSDNEFNNNNSARANTVNNTRNITNNTVNSVNTTDGVSNGVSTVNIVEESDDEDDDYFEECIICSESMRNELKNEIGILDECYHIFCFKCIKTWADRTNLCPICRREFTHIRKINLYYIQYLIDHNKSNNTTNVTTNPFLSPNPNSGNTFTRGDTVNSVGSGNGEIDLFELFRYDVPSNSSTHSVTTGNSANSVNTNSVNSVGTVGTMGTGKKLICNRKNKISRLKKIINVNRNWHDLIPSNIIRVQKRKLKSEEDDDGCQICGNDDNWNQQLLCDNCDKGFHTYCLNPPLTRIPESNWYCQHCLTSRPDLANSINTQNSVATQNSVHTQNSLESDHIVNSVNNTVNTVDNSDRVDVDSVASRRSRRNSVSVNSEEEENMEMRLSLISQVYRNLNKTKTKKKSAKPKNTNPLTQDTNSSSKRGRKKSNKSTTHNNTPNTVNSVNSVNSVNSVSNVSTVGNSEENTVNAGDRLNSVDGVEKVYHGINNKGIDELILESIDTIDNYLITNINNTPTNSNSRNTHNTVNTCTGSFISGSQLSSIGMNPFIPRNNPFNPNRLDPNPRNTSNHNNTSNYNKNSNYNNTSNYNKNSNYNNTSNYNKTSSYNNTSSYNKKSNYNKSGYNSFNTLRNNTMNSSVNRMNNTTNTTNKFNNSKNTTNRNTVSSVNSRNTSNTVSSGNNSVNSVGNVEDKKYTSFVYRYKTINEEYGNSSSLSTNILNPSQTDKSEPYINGNTVKYLC, encoded by the coding sequence AATAATATCAACAATAACTCAGTCAACAGCAATAACAAAGTAAATGGAATTAACtcagtaaataatattagcTCGTTAAACAATAATTGTGATGATTTTGAAGATGATATAATAAGGAAAGGATCAAAAACTATTTTTATCGATGAAAATGACGtggaaattaataaaacttTGGACTCCAGAGGTAAAAATACGCTCAAAACACCTGAAATAGACCTCAAAATTACTCTAACACCTAAGGATAAggttaataaaataataacgCCTAAGGAAAAAACTAATGGACTAACTGTAACACCAGACCgtaaaaagaataaaataacgTTGACACCTGATGAAAAGGCTGAGAATATCGAGTTTAAGCTTTCGCATACCAGGAAAATTAGTAAGGAAATTGACTCAGATAATGAGTTCAACAATAACAACAGTGCCCGTGctaacactgttaataaCACTCgtaatattactaataatactgtaaatagtgttaatacTACTGATGGTGTGAGTAATGGTGTGAGCACGGTGAATATTGTGGAGGAGAGTGATGATGAGGATGATGATTATTTTGAGGagtgtataatatgtaGTGAATCGATGAGGAACGAGTTAAAGAATGAAATTGGAATTTTAGACGAGTGTTATCacattttttgttttaaatgtattaaaACTTGGGCTGACCGGACCAACCTGTGTCCCATTTGCAGAAGAGAATTCACGCACATCCGGAAAATTAATCTCTACTACATACAATACCTTATTGACCACAATAAATCTAATAACACTACCAATGTCACTACTAATCCCTTTCTGTCCCCCAATCCTAACTCTGGGAACACCTTTACCCGTGGTGacactgtaaatagtgttggCAGTGGTAATGGTGAGATAGATTTGTTTGAATTATTTAGATACGATGTTCCCTCAAATTCTTCAACCCACTCGGTAACAACGGGGAATTCTGCTAACTCTGTAAATACTAACTCAGTGAACTCTGTGGGTACAGTGGGCACAATGGGTAcgggtaaaaaattaatatgtaACAGGAAGAATAAGATATCTAGATTGAAgaagataataaatgtgAATAGGAACTGGCATGACTTAATCCCGTCGAATATAATAAGAGTGCAAAAGAGGAAACTGAAATCAGAAGAAGATGACGACGGGTGTCAAATTTGCGGAAATGACGATAACTGGAATCAGCAATTATTATGCGATAATTGCGATAAAGGGTTTCATACATATTGCCTAAACCCGCCACTCACCAGAATTCCTGAAAGTAATTGGTACTGCCAACACTGCCTCACCTCCAGACCCGATCTCGCCAATTCCATCAACACACAGAACTCTGTTGCAACGCAGAACTCTGTTCACACACAGAATTCTCTGGAATCTGATCAcatagtaaatagtgtaaataacactgtaaatacAGTTGACAATAGTGATCGGGTTGATGTGGATAGTGTTGCGAGTAGGAGAAGTAGGCGGAACAGTGTGAGTGTGAATTCTGAGGAGGAGGAGAATATGGAAATGAGATTAAGTTTAATCTCACAAGTGTATAGAAACTTGAATAAAACTAAAACTAAAAAGAAATCCGCAAAACCTAAAAATACCAACCCCTTAACCCAAGATACTAACAGTTCTAGCAAAAGAGGTAGAAAAAAATCAAACAAATCTACAACCCATAATAACACTCctaacactgttaatagtgttaatagtgttaatagtgtgaatagtgtTAGTAATGTTAGTACGGTTGGTAATAGTGAGGAAAACACTGTTAACGCTGGGGACAGACTTAATAGTGTGGATGGAGTGGAAAAGGTGTATCATGGGATAAATAATAAGGGGATAGatgaattaatattagaGTCTATTGACACTATTGATAATTATCTCATTACCAACATTAACAATACGCCTACCAATTCCAATTCCCGGAACACTCAcaacactgttaacactTGTACTGGTAGTTTTATTAGTGGAAGTCAGTTGAGTAGTATTGGGATGAATCCGTTTATTCCAAGAAATAACCCCTTTAACCCCAACAGACTTGATCCAAATCCTCGTAACACTTCTAACCACAATAACACATCGAACTATAATAAGAATTCTAACTACAATAACACATCGAACTATAATAAGAATTCTAACTACAATAACACATCGAACTATAATAAGACTTCTAGCTATAATAACACATCTAGCTATAATAAGAAATCTAACTACAATAAGAGTGGTTATAACAGTTTTAATACTCTGAGGAATAATACCATGAACAGTAGCGTCAACAGGATGAATAACACAACCAATACTACCAACAAATTCAATAATTCCAAGAACACCACAAACAGGAACACTGTTAGTAGTGTAAACAGTAGGAACACTAGTAACACTGTTAGTAGTGGGAacaatagtgttaatagtgttggTAATGTGGAAGATAAGAAGTATACATCGTTTGTGTATAGGTATAAGACGATAAATGAGGAGTATGGAAATTCTTCGAGTTTGAGTACGAATATACTAAATCCCAGCCAAACTGATAAATCCGAACCTTACATTAACGGAAACACTGTCAAATATCTCTGCTAA
- the CPN60 gene encoding chaperonin GroL produces MILSTLRCKNFIKSTSSSLNLAQFSKNQRRFVSKELRHGTECRQGLLAGCNQLVDAVSVTLGPKGRNVIISSSFGPPKITKDGVTVAKSVELPDKLANMGAQLIKQVSSNTNDKAGDGTTTAAVLARAIFKRGCKLVDSGLNPMDLLRGINVAIEKVTGFLDGLKREVTTDEDIMNVATISANGDKVVGKLITDAMNKVGKDGTITVVEGKTLSHELEVVEGIKWDKGYISPHFVTNVKDMKVEFDRPYVLLCNEKVSNIKTILPILEHVLQQQAPLLIVSEDVDGDALAMLIVNKLRLGIKVCAVKAPGFGEHRKSTLLDIAEMTGATALGDDNNYVSSEEDFVSYLGRAKSATVTKDHTIIVEGMGDKERIEQRCEGIRSLISTTDSEYEKDKLKERLARLTGGVAIIKVGGASEVEVNEVKDRVEDALCATKAAVEGGIVPGGGTALFYATKVLDELKTENYDQKMGVDIIRQSIQEPLKQIASNAGFEGSVIADTLLKNNDHSHGFNAQTGQFCNMFTEGILDPTKVVKTALTDAASVASLMTTSEVAIFDSKQEKPEETPSSPMY; encoded by the exons ATGATTCTTTCAACTTTACGCTGTAAaaactttattaaatcCACCTCCAGTTCCTTAAATCTTGCTCAATTTTCCAAAAACCAGCGCCGGTTTGTGAGTAAGGAGTTGAGGCATGGGACTGAGTGCAGACAAGGTCTCCTGGCTGGTTGTAATCAGCTGGTCGACGCTGTGAGTGTAACTCTTGGTCCAAAGGGTAGAAATGTCATAATATCTTCCTCTTTTGGTCCACCGAAGATAACAAAGGACGGAGTTACAGTTGCCAAGTCAGTTGAACTACCTGATAAACTTGCAAACATGGGCGCACAGCTTATTAAACAGGTTTCATCAAACACTAATGACAAGGCTGGTGACGGAACTACCACTGCCGCAGTTCTTGCCAGAGCTATTTTCAAAAGAGGCTGTAAACTTGTTGATTCCGGTCTCAATCCCATGGATCTTCTCAGAG GGATAAATGTGGCAATTGAGAAGGTAACTGGATTTTTGGATGGATTAAAGAGAGAAGTAACAACTGATGAAGATATTATGAACGTCGCTACCATCTCAGCCAACGGCGACAAAGTTGTCGGCAAACTCATCACCGACGCCATGAACAAA GTTGGAAAGGATGGTACGATAACAGTGGTTGAGGGTAAGACGTTGAGTCATGAGTTGGAGGTTGTGGAGGGTATTAAGTGGGACAAGGGTTACATTTCACCGCACTTTGTAACTAATGTTAAGGACATGAAAGTGGAATTTGACCGTCCCTACGTTCTCCTCTGTAATGAAAAGGTCTCCAACATCAAGACCATTTTACCCATCCTTGAACATGTTTTACAACAACAAGCACCCCTACTTATCGTTTCTGAAGATGTCGACGGCGACGCACTGGCCATGCTAATTGTCAATAAATTAAGACTCGGCATTAAAGTCTGCGCTGTCAAAGCTCCAG GTTTTGGAGAGCATAGAAAATCAACGTTACTGGACATAGCTGAGATGACTGGCGCTACGGCATTGGGTGACGATAACAATTACGTGTCATCTGAGGAAGATTTCGTGTCATATTTAGGCCGTGCTAAGAGTGCCACAGTGACTAAGGACCACACGATTATCGTCGAGGGTATGGGGGATAAGGAAAGAATTGAACAACGTTGTGAGGGGATCAGGTCACTTATTAGTACCACTGACTCCGAATATGAAAAGGATAAACTTAAAGAAAGATTAGCAAGACTCACTGGCGGGGTTGCCATTATTAAG GTTGGAGGAGCGAGTGAAGTTGAGGTAAATGAAGTTAAAGACCGCGTTGAAGACGCACTCTGCGCCACCAAAGCCGCCGTCGAA GGTGGAATAGTGCCTGGAGGCGGTACGGCGTTATTTTATGCTACTAAAGTCTTGGATGAGCTTAAGACTGAGAACTATGACCAGAAAATGGGCGTCGATATTATCAGACAGTCGATTCAGGAACCTCTGAAACAAATCGCCTCAAACGCTGGCTTCGAAGGCTCCGTAATCGCCGATACTCTACTCAAAAATAACGACCACTCCCACGGATTCAACGCACAAACCGGACAATTCTGCAATATGTTCACTGAAG GAATTTTGGATCCTACGAAAGTGGTAAAGACGGCGCTTACAGATGCGGCGTCAGTGGCTTCACTGATGACAACTTCTGAAGTGGCGATTTTCGACTCAAAACAAGAAAAACCTGAAGAAACTCCCTCAAGTCCAATGTATTAA
- the cid13 gene encoding Nucleotidyltransferase domain protein: MSITLCKRCVKLNYKIGSFFNYNLKLLNSSHNSHFALFLRQFSSDISGSENSNDSKTLNLTYEKVSDPDFSDGFYDEDEAFYPEPFDELQNISLNKLISFRNALNSQSDEFDYKSQINNLKLPKLRKQIDKILVEPDVNIKTDEDVVKVSLSESDLKMRSDRITEFLEKILREKVNRKCSVSFFGSAINGLWTDGSDLDVCVQIPNVTSRNAIIRNLRRISSVLTPLSPSRIFQNRFTAKIPILHWKRDCIKAPNKLINTISQDKMYFECDDIPSIDISVNNDLAIVNSILVGSYVSFEPRVRDLVLYLKLWARNRNINNRSEGTLSSFAISLMLIHFLQNCNPPILPSLQDLAFSTNEEPNYISGVDCRFSTDVNKIKSELNFITKSKRNNCDNKTLLCQFFKYFGWYNLYAQNKPILIRSVDLSEFKPENGLINEPFLHVDNPFEVGVDVANIAIHQRTKITNEFRKAYHALKSGISLSNLLSNF, encoded by the exons atgtcAATAACTTTGTGTAAAaggtgtgtaaaattaaattataaaattggctcattttttaactataaTCTCAAATTACTTAATTCCTCACATAATTCACATTTTGCGTTATTTTTAAGGCAATTTTCTAGTGATATTTCTGGTTCTGAGAATTCCAATGACTctaaaactttaaatttaacctATGAAAAGGTCTCTGATCCCGATTTTAGTGATGGTTTTTACGACGAAGATGAAGCTTTTTATCCAGAACCATTCGATGaattacaaaatatttcattaaaCAAGTTAATTTCATTCAGAAATGCACTTAATTCTCAATCTGACGAATTTGACTATAAATCGcaaataaataacttaaaattacccAAACTTCGTAAacaaattgataaaattctAGTTGAACCTgatgtaaatattaaaaccGATGAAGACGTGGTTAAAGTTAGTTTAAGTGAGTCTGATTTGAAGATGAGGAGTGACAGGATTACCGAATTTTTGGAGAAGATTTTAAGGGAAAAGGTGAATAGAAAGTGTTCAGTATCGTTTTTTGGAAGTGCAATAAATGGTCTTTGGACTGATGGCAGTGATTTGGACGTCTGTGTTCAAATCCCAAATGTTACCTCACGAAATGCAATTATAAGGAATTTAAGACGAATTTCAAGCGTTCTTACGCCTTTGTCACCCAGTAGAATATTTCAAAACAGATTCACAGCCAAAATACCAATTCTACACTGGAAACGAGACTGCATCAAAGCACCAAACAAACTCATCAATACAATCTCTCAGG ataaaatgtattttgAGTGTGATGATATACCATCAATTGACATATCAGTGAACAATGATTTGGCAATAGTGAACAGCATTTTAGTAGGAAGTTACGTCTCTTTTGAGCCTAGAGTTAGGGATTTAGTGCTGTATCTTAAACTTTGGGCTAGGAATAGGAATATAAATAACAGGTCTGAAGGAACTTTAAGCTCATTTGCTATTTCTCTAATGCTGATCCACTTTTTACAAAACTGTAATCCACCAATTTTACCCTCATTACAGGATTTAGCATTTTCAACAAATGAAGAACCAAATTATATCTCAGGGGTTGACTGCAGATTCTCAACTGAtgtgaataaaattaagtcAGAACTTAACTTTATAACAAAGTCTAAACGAAACAACTGTGACAACAAAACCCTGTTATgtcaattttttaaatactttggatggtataatttatatgCACAAAATAAACCAATCCTCATTAGAAGTGTCGATTTATCAGAATTTAAGCCTGAAAATGGTTTAATTAATGAACCTTTTTTACATGTGGATAACCCGTTTGAAGTTGGAGTTGATGTTGCCAATATTGCCATCCATCAGAGAACTAAAATAACCAACGAATTCAGAAAAGCTTATCACGCACTTAAAAGCGGAATTTCACTCTCCAATCTACTCAgcaatttttaa
- the H2B2 gene encoding Core histone H2A/H2B/H3/H4 family protein has protein sequence MSGKVPSSKSHAAKKTAGKTLGVRYRRKKRVESFSLYIYKVLKQVHPETGVSKKSMSIMNSFINDVFDRLALEATRLIRYNKKSTLSSREVQTAVRLLLPGELSKHAVSEGTKAVTKYTTSGV, from the coding sequence ATGTCTGGAAAAGTACCCTCATCAAAATCCCACGCGGCTAAGAAAACCGCTGGAAAAACCCTTGGAGTAAGATACCGCAGGAAGAAGCGTGTTGAGTCTTTTTCACTTTACATATACAAGGTGTTGAAGCAGGTGCACCCGGAAACTGGTGTGAGTAAGAAGAGCATGAGCATCATGAACTCCTTCATCAACGACGTCTTCGACCGTCTCGCTCTCGAGGCCACCAGGCTCATCAGGTACAACAAGAAGAGCACTCTCAGCTCTCGCGAAGTCCAAACTGCCGTCAGACTCCTCCTACCCGGCGAACTCTCAAAACACGCCGTCTCCGAAGGCACCAAAGCCGTCACTAAATACACCACCTCCGGAGTCTAA
- a CDS encoding putative integral membrane protein: MIKGIKVLLFLIFTLNNFIKCDDEDKTVILSTKNVQNLNSSQLLTPLRKYDPDISIIASVNVEGNYGLELRKETFAPLGLGNFTEFRESCDALRKLINETFERIGFDFIDNNKALEQVQSGLWFYIPLLDNTSLEEFVKLVEKNKSERNVTLLITHCDLLDTKQLRKPKAIEDVPKDTKEEGKEELKTTPVIFQQLLVMFFFIVILFFGLSFSLNVKTPSSLLTPQQTKTKLN, from the exons atgataaaggGAATAAAAGTACTTttatttctaatttttaccttaaataactttataaaatgtgatGACGAAGATAAAACTGTTATTTTGTCTACAAAAAATgttcaaaatttaaactcttCACAACTTTTAACTCCACTTCGGAAATATGATCCTGATATTTCCATTATCGCATCCGTTAACG TTGAGGGTAATTATGGATTGGAATTGAGGAAGGAGACGTTTGCGCCTTTGGGCCTTGGTAATTTTACAGAATTTCGTGAGAGTTGTGACGCGCTAcgtaaattaataaatgaaacATTTGAGAGAATTGGCTTTGACTTTATTGATAATAACAAAGCACTCGAACAAGTTCAATCTGGACTATGGTTCTACATACCACTACTAGATAATACTTCAC TGGAGGAATTTGTGAAGTTGGTTGAGAAGAACAAGAGTGAGAGGAATGTAACGCTATTGATAACGCATTGTGATTTGTTGGATACGAAACAACTGAGGAAACCCAAAGCAATTGAAGACGTACCTAAAGATACAAAAGAGGAAGGAAAGGAAGAGTTAAAAACAACACCGGTCATTTTCCAGCAGCTTTTAGTCATGTTCTTTTtcattgttattttattctttgGTCTTTCATTCTCATTAAACGTTAAAACTCCCTCATCACTCCTAACTCCACAACAAACCAAAACTAAACTTAACTAA
- a CDS encoding putative integral membrane protein, producing MRRFSVKTLKKLPYQMATLYFILFVISITASVITVNCGDEVFKRYTSCHGTKVYNINWIGAVVFLQILLCFVSIEPEQKNTGKNQPVVEITAPDSNRLMNFNLNETLSMYSRGNSNTDYKVVIGNNPKKPNKRNKHKTNNSNTSKLEGSKNGSTFLNLSESSLSYKFVKASEEIRKRVRICWSSIWMVSYNFVIFMGVHGSVLASRIHSGISLNRYAIETCPHLAYFPFNLSSPVLPAPILSESVLLVTYISFTIHEIVIRKTESCYLIKNFFGKHYFKESLILGSARLIIQVVLFSLDIAIIVMCILTGFGTPFHVLVGFSISMLSLWINSLLSQLLDLTHYGEMKAPTLDYSYIWSILSAFVLWFCGFFYYVSVYGFPYKRPYVYLNPISWILLLSLTHFKRHEIFNSSQYLQGFVPTFT from the exons ATGAGGAGATTTTCTGTTAAAACACTTAAAAAGTTGCCTTATCAAATGGCAACTCTGTACTTTATACTATTTGTAATCTCCATCACCGCCTCTGTCATTACCGTTAACTGCGGAGATGAAG tgttTAAGAGGTATACGTCATGTCACGGGActaaagtgtataatataaactGGATAGGAGCAGTGGTGTTTCTTCAGATACTACTTTGTTTCGTCTCAATTGAGCCTGAACAGAAGAACACTGGTAAAAACCAACCAGTAGTGGAGATAACAGCTCCAGATTCCAACCgtttaatgaattttaatCTGAATGAAACCCTTTCAATGTACTCTAGAGGGAATTCTAATACTGACTACAAAGTTGTCATCGGAAATAATCCCAAAAAACCAAACAAACGCAATAAACACAAAACTAATAATTCCAATACTTCCAAAC TGGAAGGATCGAAGAATGGTagtacatttttaaatttatcggAGAGTTCGTTATcgtataaatttgtaaaggCGAGTGAGGAGATAAGGAAAAGAGTGAGAATATGTTGGAGCTCTATATGGATGGTATCGTATAATTTTGTCATATTTATGGGTGTTCACGGGTCAGTTTTAGCTTCCAGAATCCACTCGGGCATTAGTTTAAACAGATATGCCATTGAGACTTGTCCTCATCTGGCATACTTTCCTTTTAATTTAAGTTCTCCAGTGCTTCCAGCACCGATTCTAAGCGAGTCTGTACTGCTGGTGACTTACATTTCATTTACAATTCACGAAATTGTGATTCGTAAAACTGAAAGTTGTTACCTAATAAAGAACTTTTTCGGGAAACATTACTTTAAGGAATCGTTAATTTTAGGCTCCGCGAGGCTTATAATTCAAGTGGTTTTATTCTCACTTGACATTGCGATTATTGTCATGTGTATTTTAACTGGGTTCGGAACACCTTTTCACGTGCTAGTTGGATTCTCAATCTCAATGCTTTCACTCTGGATTAATTCGTTATTATCACAGTTGCTAGATCTCACACATTACGGTGAAATGAAGGCGCCCACACTCGATTACAGTTACATTTGGTCAATTTTAAGCGCATTTGTCCTTTGGTTTTGCGGGTTCTTTTACTACGTTTCAGTCTACGGATTTCCCTACAAGAGACCCTATGTGTACCTTAATCCGATTTCCTGGATTCTGCTACTCTCACTCACCCATTTCAAACGACATGAAATCTTCAATTCATCACAATACCTACAAGGATTCGTTCCAACATTTACCtaa
- a CDS encoding Ribosomal protein S5 domain protein, which yields MCIGSNLVLIRRIHSGYVKRVLDSKKAPFHKKYEKIFADQRERINYNLKDLRYEKDTLTRELLIAKNELFGIFNLQEAKLIKDSTPSNDGKVEKKCVNEARRIYRILRPDSPSFFEEQTSIYLKSRLNDFLSIDRTNTTALIPYPTNSDLLDENPVFTSSSYTLSVVSLLESLTEDVYSFCEYLGISDLGEKSTESLNNLLEKLEHFFKLKIDGSNSDLWVDKVWSKLNDLLIDDLKNIPANYMKDWLRSHLNRVSNNLKTLGHCDEWYNFSDHILYDSIPIPEQIIIENKIGFPVEKAQHYLSSLLSLQKFEVSSIDELIKNLECLGLSKWFKMLPNEIETSLFGTTGAVEAIENLKWTQEDFDLSYLLIETMARNLDHLLNIETYSPNSILSNITLNLKNNLFEREENKWLSSEDIKEMVRKVYTKKSDLTEFKDFIDTPLKQMLVDEENYSNQIGAIVLNSQPNNSKDNDKDNAKDNDKDGKERDWKWVMPSVDCIFDKNRNMYIRNKSNLDPLIRLENLKSFILSRKRMRSMTKEGRVYFIRVIVAIGDGNGYFGIGIGYGNDVNSAKNAGIENGLKNMYFLDYDPFESLTTPVLGTEYGSRCLIQSRPTGKGIRCNRKFLPLVYLIGLNNVRFKLKGTSSWVTRIRSIRKALESIMSRRTICNMLGRRYVEVGAPGDHTIHWPDEWFNPLLKEYLNRINRLRAMRFKFSKRNRIKFNLLLPTDIKNTVPNYNKSLLKSQIINN from the exons atgtgtattgGGAGTAATTTGGTATTGATTAGGAGAATACATTCTGGATATGTAAAAAGAGTGTTAGATTCTAAGAAGGCGCCTTTCCATAAAAAGTATGAGAAAATCTTCGCGGACCAGAGAGAACGAATAAATTACAACTTAAAGGATTTAAGATATGAGAAAGATACACTCACTAGAGAATTATTAATAGCAAAAAATGAActttttggtatttttaaccttCAAGAAGCCAAACTTATCAAAGATTCCACACCTTCCAA TGATGGAAAGGTGGAGAAgaagtgtgtaaatgaaGCGCGTAGGATTTATCGCATTTTACGGCCAGATTCTCCTTCCTTCTTCGAA gAACAAACGTCAATTTATCTCAAATCACGACTTAACGATTTTTTATCCATTGATCGAACAAATACTACTGCGCTCATTCCCTACCCAACCAAT AGTGATTTACTTGATGAAAATCCCGTTTTTACATCATCTTCCTACACTTTATCAGTAGTTTCAC TCTTGGAATCTCTGACTGAAGATGTTTATTCATTTTGTGAGTATTTGGGAATTTCAGATTTAGGTGAAAAATCCACTGAATCTCTCAATAATCTCCTTGAAAAACTT GAGCACTTTTTTAAGCTTAAAATTGATGGTTCAAATTCTGATCTTTGGGTTGATAAAGTCTGGTCTAAACTAAACGATTTACTCATTgatgatttaaaaaatatccCAGCCAAC TACATGAAAGATTGGCTGAGAAGTCATTTAAACCGTGTTTCaaacaatttaaaaactCTTGGACACTGTGATGAATG gtaTAACTTTTCTGATCACATTCTCTACGATT CCATTCCAATCCCTGAGCAAATTATCATTGAGAATAAAATCGGATTCCCAGTAGAAAAAGCACAACATTATCTATCATCTCTCCTGTCATTACAG AAATTTGAAGTCTCGAGTATTGACgagttgataaaaaatttggaGTGTCTGGGTTTATCGAAAtggtttaaaatgttaCCAAATGAGATAGAAACGAGTTTATTTGGAACTACAGGCGCAGTTGAGGCtatagaaaatttaaagtgGACTCAAGAAGATTTTGACTTATCTTATTTACTTATTGAAACCATGGCTAGAAATTTAGACCACTTGCTCAATATTGAAACTTATTCTCCCAACTCCATACTCTCAAATATTACTCTCAAC ttgAAGAACAACTTGTTTGAAAGAGAGGAAAATAAATGGTTAAGTTCTGAGGATATAAAGGAGATGGTCCGGAAAGTATATACTAAGAAATCTGATTTAACAGAGTTTAAAGACTTTATTGACACTCCACTTAAACAAATG CTGGTTGATGAGGAGAATTATTCCAATCAAATCGGTGCAATTGTACTCAATTCTCAGCCCAATAATTCCAAAGATAATGATAAAGATAATGCTAAAGATAATGATAAAGATGGTAAGGAAAGGGATTGGAAATGGGTAATGCCTAGTGTTGATTGTATATTTGACAAGAATCGCAATATGTACATAAGAAACAAAAGTAACTTGGACCCCTTAATCAGACTTGAGAATCTTAAATCTTTCATTCTATCCAGAAAAAGAATGAGAAGCATGACCAAAGAAGGACGTGTCTACTTCATACGAGTTATTGTAGCCATTG gagATGGGAATGGGTATTTTGGAATTGGTATAGGATATGGTAATGATGTAAACTCTGCAAAAAATGCTGGGATTGAGAATGGTTTAAAGAATATGTATTTTCTAGATTATGACCCGTTTGAGAGTTTAACCACACCCGTACTGGGTACGGAATACGGTTCCAGATGTCTAATTCAGAGCAGACCTACGGGTAAAGGTATCCGTTGTAACAGGAAGTTTTTACCACTTGTATACCTTATTGGACTTAATAATGTGAGATTTAAGTTAAAAGGTACCAGTTCCTGGGTTACCCGAATAAGGTCCATTAGAAAAGCCCTAGAGTCAATAATGTCCAGAAGAACCATTTGTAACATGCTTGGCCGGAGATATGTAGAAGTTGGCGCACCTGGAGATCACACAATTCATTGGCCTGACGAATGGTTTAATCCGTTACTTAAAGAGTATTTGAATCGGATCAACAGGCTTCGGGCTATGAGGTTTAAGTTTAGTAAGAGAAACCgtatcaaatttaacctTTTATTACCAACAGATATTAAAAACACTGTCccaaattataataaatccCTTCTCAAATCACAAAtcattaataattaa